The following coding sequences lie in one Polynucleobacter necessarius genomic window:
- a CDS encoding heme-binding protein translates to MSHLFMRGVFILTALIFTGTAMATEEPKFTILEKEPPFEVRAYAPMIVAEVQVEGGFGWGIKPGL, encoded by the coding sequence TTGAGCCATTTATTCATGCGGGGCGTCTTCATTCTGACGGCGCTCATTTTTACTGGGACAGCAATGGCAACAGAAGAGCCAAAATTTACTATTCTTGAAAAAGAGCCGCCTTTTGAGGTTCGAGCTTATGCGCCCATGATTGTTGCTGAAGTGCAGGTGGAGGGCGGATTTGGATGGGGCATCAAGCCAGGGCTTTAA